The proteins below are encoded in one region of Syntrophotalea carbinolica DSM 2380:
- the dnaJ gene encoding molecular chaperone DnaJ — protein MSKRDYYEVLGVHRNASETEIKKAYRKLAIKYHPDKNAGDKAAEDKFKEISEAYSILSDTQQRVIYDQYGHAGLNGGGGGGGSYSSGGFGGTPFEDLFGDIFGDIFGGRGSQRSRGRRGDDLRYNLSINFEEAAFGLETKIQIPRHQTCGTCDGIGAKPGTTPRVCPTCQGAGQVRVQQGYFSLTRPCPECNGEGQIIDQPCEECHGSGRVRGKRTLSLKIPAGVETGSRLKLSSEGEPGLNGGPPGDLYVVISVQDHPLFQRDGQHVICEIPISFPQAALGCELEVPTLTEKVNVKVTPGTQSGKVIKLQGQGFPSLQGYARGDQLVVLRVEVPTSLTDRQKELLEEFAKEGGEEIHPMGKTFFDKVKELFG, from the coding sequence TTGAGCAAGCGCGATTATTACGAAGTACTGGGTGTCCACCGCAACGCCAGCGAGACAGAGATCAAAAAAGCCTATCGAAAGCTGGCGATCAAGTATCACCCCGACAAAAATGCCGGAGACAAAGCCGCCGAGGATAAATTCAAGGAAATCTCGGAGGCCTACTCCATCCTGTCCGATACCCAACAACGTGTAATCTACGATCAATACGGGCATGCCGGCCTCAATGGCGGTGGCGGCGGTGGCGGCAGCTACTCGTCCGGCGGCTTCGGGGGCACCCCCTTCGAAGACCTGTTCGGCGACATCTTCGGGGATATTTTCGGAGGCCGCGGCAGCCAGCGCAGTCGAGGACGACGTGGCGACGATCTGCGCTACAACCTCTCCATCAATTTCGAAGAGGCGGCGTTCGGACTGGAGACCAAAATTCAGATTCCGCGCCACCAGACCTGCGGCACCTGCGACGGCATCGGCGCCAAGCCGGGCACCACTCCCCGTGTCTGCCCCACATGCCAGGGGGCGGGTCAGGTGCGCGTCCAGCAGGGCTATTTCTCGCTGACCCGACCGTGTCCGGAATGCAATGGCGAAGGTCAGATCATCGATCAACCGTGCGAAGAGTGTCACGGCAGCGGTCGCGTACGCGGCAAGCGCACCCTGTCTCTCAAAATTCCCGCCGGCGTGGAAACGGGCAGTCGTCTGAAACTTTCCAGCGAAGGGGAGCCGGGCCTTAACGGAGGCCCCCCCGGCGATCTGTATGTCGTCATCTCGGTTCAGGATCATCCTCTGTTCCAGCGCGACGGACAGCACGTTATCTGCGAAATCCCCATTTCGTTCCCGCAGGCCGCCCTGGGATGCGAACTGGAAGTACCGACTCTGACGGAAAAGGTCAACGTCAAGGTTACTCCCGGCACCCAGTCCGGAAAAGTGATCAAACTGCAAGGTCAAGGCTTCCCATCTTTGCAGGGGTACGCCCGCGGCGACCAGCTGGTCGTCCTCCGGGTCGAGGTTCCGACCAGTTTGACCGACCGGCAGAAAGAACTGCTGGAGGAATTCGCCAAAGAAGGCGGTGAAGAAATCCATCCCATGGGCAAGACCTTTTTCGACAAGGTCAAGGAACTGTTCGGTTAA
- the dnaK gene encoding molecular chaperone DnaK, which translates to MGKVIGIDLGTTNSCVAVMEGGEPVVIANAEGSRTTPSMVAFTENGERLVGQQAKRQAVTNPENTLFAIKRLIGRKFDSDAVRRDIQISPFEIVKADNGDAWVDVRDKKYSPPEISAMILQKMKQTAEDYLGEKVTDAVITVPAYFNDSQRQATKDAGKISGLNVLRIINEPTAASLAYGLDKKSEEKIAVFDLGGGTFDISILELGDGVFEVKSTNGDTFLGGEDFDQHIMDYVADEFKKEQGIDLRNDKMALQRLKEACEKAKCELSTSMETDINLPFITADQSGPKHLNLRLTRSKLESICSSLLAKLVEPCRMALKDAGLSASDVDEVLLVGGMTRMPAVQAKVQEIFGKTPNKGVNPDEVVAIGAAIQGGVLKGEVKDVLLLDVTPLSLGIETLGSIMTKLIEKNTTIPCKKSQIFSTAADNQPAVSVHVLQGEREMAGDNKTIGRFELVGIPPAPRGVPQVEVTFDIDANGILHVSAKDLGTGKEQSIRITASSGLSDEEIDKMVKDAEAHSSEDKKKREIIEARNQADGLAYSTEKSLKEHGDKIDEETRNNIQTALDALKAAMEGDDPEDIRQKSEALATASHKLAEAVYKQTQEGAEAASEAGEQSAGDEGVVDAEFEEVDEQNK; encoded by the coding sequence ATGGGAAAAGTTATCGGAATCGACCTCGGCACCACCAACTCCTGCGTGGCTGTCATGGAAGGCGGCGAACCCGTCGTTATCGCCAATGCTGAAGGCTCCCGCACCACACCCTCGATGGTGGCCTTTACCGAAAACGGCGAACGCCTGGTCGGTCAGCAGGCCAAGCGCCAGGCTGTCACCAATCCGGAAAACACCCTGTTTGCCATCAAGCGCCTTATCGGCCGCAAGTTCGACAGCGATGCCGTGCGCCGCGACATTCAGATCAGCCCCTTCGAAATCGTCAAGGCCGACAACGGCGATGCCTGGGTGGACGTCCGCGACAAGAAATACAGCCCGCCGGAAATCTCCGCGATGATCCTGCAGAAAATGAAGCAGACCGCCGAAGACTACCTGGGCGAAAAAGTTACCGACGCGGTTATCACCGTACCGGCCTACTTCAACGATTCCCAGCGCCAGGCCACCAAGGACGCCGGCAAGATCTCCGGACTGAACGTTTTGCGCATCATCAACGAGCCTACCGCAGCCTCCCTGGCCTACGGTCTCGATAAGAAGAGCGAAGAAAAAATTGCCGTTTTCGACCTCGGCGGCGGTACCTTCGATATCTCCATCCTGGAACTGGGTGACGGTGTCTTCGAAGTAAAATCGACCAACGGCGACACCTTCCTGGGCGGCGAGGACTTCGACCAGCACATCATGGACTACGTTGCCGACGAGTTCAAAAAGGAGCAGGGCATCGACCTGCGCAACGACAAGATGGCGCTGCAGCGGCTCAAGGAAGCCTGTGAAAAAGCCAAGTGCGAACTGTCCACCTCCATGGAGACGGACATCAATCTGCCCTTCATTACCGCTGACCAGTCCGGCCCCAAACATCTCAACCTGCGCCTGACCCGCTCCAAGCTCGAGAGCATCTGCTCCAGCCTGCTGGCCAAACTGGTCGAACCCTGCCGCATGGCGCTGAAAGACGCCGGTCTGTCTGCTTCCGATGTTGACGAAGTGCTGCTGGTTGGCGGCATGACCCGGATGCCCGCGGTGCAGGCCAAAGTTCAGGAGATTTTCGGCAAAACTCCGAACAAAGGCGTCAACCCGGACGAAGTCGTCGCCATCGGCGCCGCCATCCAGGGTGGTGTTCTGAAAGGTGAAGTCAAGGATGTTCTGCTGCTGGACGTTACGCCGCTGTCCCTCGGCATCGAAACCCTCGGCAGCATCATGACCAAGCTTATCGAGAAAAACACCACCATCCCCTGCAAGAAGAGCCAGATTTTCTCCACCGCGGCCGACAATCAGCCGGCGGTATCGGTTCACGTGCTGCAGGGTGAACGCGAAATGGCCGGCGACAACAAGACCATCGGCCGCTTCGAGCTGGTCGGCATTCCGCCGGCACCGCGCGGCGTGCCCCAGGTCGAGGTTACCTTCGACATCGACGCCAACGGCATTCTGCATGTCTCGGCCAAGGATCTCGGCACCGGCAAAGAGCAGTCGATCCGCATTACGGCTTCCTCCGGCCTGAGCGACGAGGAAATCGATAAAATGGTCAAGGACGCCGAAGCCCACTCCTCCGAGGACAAGAAAAAACGCGAGATCATCGAAGCCCGTAACCAGGCTGACGGGCTGGCGTACTCCACCGAAAAATCCCTCAAGGAGCACGGCGATAAAATCGACGAGGAGACTCGCAACAATATCCAGACGGCTTTGGATGCTCTTAAAGCCGCCATGGAAGGTGACGACCCCGAAGACATCCGCCAGAAAAGCGAAGCCCTGGCCACGGCTTCGCACAAACTCGCCGAAGCGGTCTACAAGCAGACCCAGGAAGGGGCGGAAGCCGCTTCCGAAGCTGGCGAGCAGAGCGCCGGCGACGAAGGCGTGGTCGATGCGGAATTCGAGGAAGTCGACGAACAGAACAAGTAA
- the grpE gene encoding nucleotide exchange factor GrpE has translation MAEQKEQATDVKQGLEEEQPAAETPEEVAAETEEETDPVAALEQELAAAQEEKQKNWDLYLRERAELENFRKRMQREKEDLVRFANENLLREILTVVDNLERAIEHARQTDETVKGLLEGVEMTLSQCQKLLEKFGVTPVVAVGEPFDPTWHEAMGQMESAEHPPNTVMQEMQKGYVLNDRLLRPAMVMISKAPAATE, from the coding sequence GTGGCAGAACAGAAAGAACAGGCAACCGATGTGAAGCAGGGCCTGGAAGAAGAGCAGCCGGCCGCCGAAACACCGGAAGAGGTTGCAGCAGAAACAGAAGAAGAGACGGACCCCGTTGCGGCCCTGGAGCAGGAGCTTGCTGCCGCGCAGGAAGAAAAACAGAAAAACTGGGATCTGTACCTGCGCGAGCGTGCCGAACTGGAAAATTTCCGCAAACGCATGCAGCGGGAAAAGGAAGATCTGGTCCGCTTTGCCAACGAGAATCTGCTGCGCGAGATCCTGACCGTGGTGGACAATCTCGAACGCGCCATCGAACACGCACGCCAGACGGACGAAACGGTCAAAGGCCTGCTCGAAGGGGTCGAAATGACCCTCTCCCAGTGCCAGAAACTGCTGGAAAAGTTCGGCGTGACTCCGGTGGTGGCCGTGGGCGAACCCTTCGACCCCACCTGGCATGAAGCCATGGGCCAGATGGAAAGCGCCGAGCATCCGCCCAACACCGTCATGCAGGAAATGCAAAAAGGTTACGTACTCAACGATCGTTTGCTGCGCCCGGCGATGGTGATGATTTCCAAAGCCCCCGCAGCTACTGAATAA